A single window of Bombus pascuorum chromosome 1, iyBomPasc1.1, whole genome shotgun sequence DNA harbors:
- the LOC132912478 gene encoding NADH dehydrogenase [ubiquinone] 1 subunit C2 isoform X2, whose translation MGEIEEKFPAQWALDLLEPTALDRSNHIFRFYLVPISSAAFTLAVVTKNYMSKLPLTANKPYMLLLSITGAFFGYGCHWASDIRFARRDEMMRDYIRRHPERFPEPEVKKYGDIFQEWYPKR comes from the exons ATGGGAGAGATAGAAGAAAAGTTTCCTGCTCAGTGGGCACTTGATCTTCTTGAGCCTACAGCTCTGGATCGATCtaatcatatttttagattttatttagTACCCATTTCTTCGGCTGCGTTCACTCTTGCAGtagtaacaaaaaattatatgtcAAAACTACCCCTAACAGCCA ATAAGCCATACATGTTATTGTTGTCCATAACTGGTGCTTTCTTTGGTTATGGTTGTCATTGGGCATCTGATATAAGATTTGCAAGAAGGGACGAGATGATGAGAGATTATATAAGGCGTCATCCAGAACGGTTTCCTGAGCCAG AGGTTAAAAAATATGGAGATATTTTCCAAGAATGGTACCCAAAGCGTTAA